The Aerococcaceae bacterium DSM 111021 region CAAACATTTGACGTGGAATGATTCCCTTAAGTTTACTTGCTAATTCTTTCCCTCGGTTAAAGGCAAAATCACGGTGAACAATTGTACTAAACGCATCAATCACTTCACCATTAAGTAAAATATCCAATTTAACTAAATTAGATTCTTTATATCCGATAACTTCATATTCTAAGGAAGCATACCCTTTTGTATTTGATTTTAATTTATCAAAAAAGTCAAAAATTATTTCGGCCATTGGCATCTCATATACTACGTTCACTCGATATTCATCTAAGTAATCCATAGTCATAAAGTTACCACGTTTTCGCTCACATAAGTCCATGACGGCACCAACATATTCATTTGGTACCATGATTGTTGCTTTAACATATGGCTCAAAAATCTTGTCAACTTCAGTATTATCAGGCATCATCGATGGATTATCCACGATTAACTTAGAGCCGTCTGTCTTAATCACTTCATAAATAACTGAAGGTGCAGTCATTATCAAATCTAAGTTAAATTCACGCTCTAAACGTTCTTGGATAACATCCATGTGTAATAGACCTAAGAACCCTGTACGGTAACCAAATCCTAGAGCTTGTGATGTCTCTGGCTCAAATTGAAGAGCTGCATCATTTAATTGTAATCTCTCCAAAGATTCTCTTAAATCATTGTAATCACTTGAATCCACTGGATATACACCTGCATAAACCATAGGATTTAACTTACGGTACCCCGCTAAAGCAGCATCGGTAGATCTATCTGCCAGAGTGATTGTGTCACCTACACGCGTATCCTGAATGGTTTTAATATTAGCAGTTACGTATCCTACGTCTCCTGCCATTAAGAAATCACGCTTAATTGGAGATGGCGAGAAAATACCAACCTCAACTACTTCGAATTCTTTATTGTTACTCATCAACATCATTCGATCGCCCGCACGCAATACTCCATCCACCACTCGAATACTTAAGACAACCCCACGGTAGCTATCATATGCTGAGTCAAAAATTAAAGCTTTAAGTGGTGCTTCAACATCACCTTGTGGTTCTGGAACTTTTTCAACAATTTGCTCTAATATGTCTTCAATTCCGATACCTGATTTTGCACTTGCATGAACAGCTTCTGACGCATCAATGCCTATGATATCTTCTATCTCAAATTGAACACGTTCAGGATCTGCTGCTGGTAAATCAATTTTGTTAATAACCGGTAAAATTTCTAAATCATTATCTAAAGCTAAATAGACGTTTGCTAATGTCTGAGCTTCAATACCCTGCGCAGCATCAACTACTAATAAAGCACCTTCACATGCCGCTAGAGAACG contains the following coding sequences:
- the lepA gene encoding elongation factor 4: MNINEMRERQKRIRNFSIIAHIDHGKSTLADRILQQTHSVADRDMQAQLLDSMDLERERGITIKLNAIELTYKAKDGEDYIFHLIDTPGHVDFTYEVSRSLAACEGALLVVDAAQGIEAQTLANVYLALDNDLEILPVINKIDLPAADPERVQFEIEDIIGIDASEAVHASAKSGIGIEDILEQIVEKVPEPQGDVEAPLKALIFDSAYDSYRGVVLSIRVVDGVLRAGDRMMLMSNNKEFEVVEVGIFSPSPIKRDFLMAGDVGYVTANIKTIQDTRVGDTITLADRSTDAALAGYRKLNPMVYAGVYPVDSSDYNDLRESLERLQLNDAALQFEPETSQALGFGYRTGFLGLLHMDVIQERLEREFNLDLIMTAPSVIYEVIKTDGSKLIVDNPSMMPDNTEVDKIFEPYVKATIMVPNEYVGAVMDLCERKRGNFMTMDYLDEYRVNVVYEMPMAEIIFDFFDKLKSNTKGYASLEYEVIGYKESNLVKLDILLNGEVIDAFSTIVHRDFAFNRGKELASKLKGIIPRQMFEIPVQATIGNKVIARTTIKAYRKDVTAKLYGGDVSRRKKLLEKQKEGKKRMKSVGSVEIPQEAFMAVLSMDED